The Virgibacillus sp. MSP4-1 genome has a segment encoding these proteins:
- a CDS encoding (Fe-S)-binding protein, with translation MSHESLAYEKTFDCVQCGYCLPACPTYLTMGKETHSPRGRIHLVKLAAEGKIPLSDLEEPIELCLGCRACERVCPTNVQYGEILDSAKNVLQQEKKKTMPNRVKMLQNFMYQKAMPKERVLNSMGTGLAVYQKSGLQKIVQKSGLINVFPEHLTAFENLLPAFEGPMKKRKRQKHYPSANKPVYKVGFFKGCMMDTMFSSINTLSMKLLQAAGCEVTIMDEQTCCGAIQHHSGETETTKDLARRNIEAFEQYDFDYIVNSIGGCGAMLIEYDRLLAGDPDWEDRARAFAEKNVDISVLLNELELPLQKEISKTVTYQPSCHMTNVQKRVDEPLQLLNQIPGIHYVEMPEKDLCCGSAGIYNLVHYDESMDILDEKMKHATVVKPEVIVTTNPGCHLQMKLGAEREKAGNQMEVVHIVELVAEACNITDK, from the coding sequence ATGAGTCATGAATCATTAGCCTACGAAAAGACGTTTGATTGTGTCCAGTGCGGCTATTGTTTACCGGCCTGTCCGACTTATCTGACCATGGGAAAAGAAACCCACTCCCCTCGTGGACGCATCCATTTAGTGAAACTGGCCGCTGAAGGAAAAATCCCTCTGTCCGATTTGGAAGAACCGATTGAGTTATGCTTAGGCTGCCGTGCGTGTGAACGGGTCTGTCCAACCAATGTACAGTATGGAGAAATACTGGATTCGGCCAAAAATGTGTTACAGCAGGAGAAAAAGAAAACCATGCCCAATCGGGTGAAAATGCTGCAAAATTTCATGTATCAAAAAGCGATGCCGAAAGAACGGGTGTTAAATTCCATGGGCACTGGTCTGGCCGTGTATCAGAAATCAGGTTTACAGAAGATCGTTCAAAAATCAGGTTTAATAAACGTATTTCCTGAGCATCTGACAGCCTTTGAAAACCTTTTGCCCGCTTTCGAAGGACCGATGAAAAAAAGAAAGCGTCAAAAACACTATCCGTCAGCGAACAAACCCGTGTACAAAGTGGGATTTTTTAAGGGCTGTATGATGGATACGATGTTTTCCTCTATTAATACTTTATCGATGAAACTATTACAGGCAGCCGGGTGTGAAGTAACCATAATGGATGAGCAAACCTGCTGTGGAGCGATTCAACACCATAGCGGGGAGACTGAAACGACGAAAGACCTGGCCAGGCGGAACATCGAGGCCTTTGAGCAGTATGACTTTGACTATATTGTGAATAGTATTGGCGGCTGTGGGGCGATGCTGATTGAATATGACCGTTTATTGGCGGGTGATCCGGATTGGGAAGATCGCGCACGGGCTTTTGCAGAGAAAAATGTTGATATTAGTGTGCTTTTGAATGAGCTGGAGCTGCCCTTGCAAAAAGAAATATCCAAAACCGTTACCTATCAGCCGTCCTGCCATATGACAAATGTGCAAAAACGGGTTGATGAACCATTACAGTTATTGAATCAAATACCCGGTATTCACTATGTCGAAATGCCCGAAAAGGATTTATGCTGCGGGTCTGCAGGGATCTATAATCTCGTTCATTATGATGAATCCATGGATATTCTCGATGAAAAAATGAAGCATGCAACCGTGGTGAAACCGGAAGTCATCGTTACGACCAATCCCGGCTGTCATTTGCAAATGAAACTGGGAGCAGAACGGGAGAAAGCAGGCAATCAGATGGAAGTCGTTCATATAGTCGAATTAGTAGCTGAGGCGTGTAATATTACAGATAAATAG
- a CDS encoding acylphosphatase: MHAHVIVSGRVQGVGFRATAWQKASEYGLNGYARNLSDGTVEMEIEGSEDSVEDYLKEVKKGLSPFIRVENMEVTRSETEKGFKRFRME, translated from the coding sequence ATGCATGCACACGTCATCGTCAGCGGCAGAGTCCAGGGTGTCGGTTTTCGGGCCACCGCCTGGCAGAAGGCAAGTGAATACGGACTGAACGGCTATGCCCGCAATCTGTCAGACGGCACGGTGGAAATGGAAATAGAGGGCTCTGAGGACAGCGTTGAGGATTACTTGAAAGAGGTAAAAAAGGGTTTGAGTCCATTTATTCGAGTGGAGAATATGGAAGTAACCCGATCGGAAACGGAAAAAGGCTTTAAGCGGTTTCGTATGGAATAG